CCTCCAAAAATAATGGACAAAACTAATCAGGACATTGTGAGGCTCATCGGACAACATTTGAAAACTGTCGGGCTAGAGTAcgtatcgtttctttctaattcGTACATAGATATTCTTTAAACGTACGCTTTGGATTTACGCTCGAGTGTTCAATGCTCTAAGAAATAAtccattattttcaatattatcgcatagattgaatttattttgacgtttcttttgtttcctttgtgAGCATTTATCAAGAGAACTATTCTACCATACATGCTACTTGGCAAGAGAAAGTTATTTTTAGAATCATGAAATATAGTCACTAGTATCTGCTAGTTATATTTACTTCGTAATGATGTTGCTCCGAATGAATGTGTTGGTACTatctatatgaaataaatttctagcAAAATATAAGTTTTTCCCTAAAACATGGAAAATTATAAGCTCTTTGTTTGAACTCTTACAGTAATATGTCATTTATGGTAATGCATCCGCGTGAATTCGTTTAATTGTTCTAATATAACTTGCAAATCGTTAGTAATAatagacaaaagaaaatatttttttcttcagccGCACGGCAGACCTTCTTATGCAAGAATCAGGCTGTCGGTTGGACCATCCAGCAGCTGCAAAGTTTAGACAGCATGTTATGGATGGAGATTGGAACAAAGCAGATCATGACCTTAACGAATTAAAGTCCTTTTTAAATGGTGCAAGTCAAAGCTTGGTggtaaagattttattatcaaattttttttcatgaatacCTAATTTCTTATACAATATTGTATTACATTTTGATTCGTGTTTGTAGGAAATGAAATTCCTACTCTTAGAACAAAAATATCTGGAGTACTTGGAGGAAGGCTTAGTTCTAGAAGCTTTACAAGTCTTACGCAATGAATTGACACCCCTAGGCCACAATACAGGCCGTGTTCATCAATTGTCAGCATTTATGATGTGTAGCGGGCGTGATGAATTACAGGTACTGCACTTAAAtcattaaatcatatatattacacgaaTTAAAATTGTTGTTTTAACAGAttgctatttttatattctccaTAATAGTGACCATATTTTAAATAGCAAATTCTTTGAGAATTCGagtttgaatatatatgtagaaaattCACAAAACTAACATGCAACTGAAAATTTGATCATTAGCAAATAGACACTTGTTGACAGACACGTGCAGGCTGGGATGGTAAAGGTTCAGCTTCCAGGGCAGCACTTATGGATAGATTACAGAGGTATCTTCCACCTTCCATTATGCTGCCACCACGTCGACTTCATTCATTACTTTGTCAAGCAGTAGAAATGCAAAATCAGCAGTGCACATACCATGTAACGCATATGCaggtattttaaaataatagaatttatcgAGTGTATTTATTTACCGATTTCGTCATAACTTCTTACTTTGcactttcttatttatacttcttttctGTTACGTTTATCTCCACCGATTAGACAAGCTTGGAAAATGTGTCGCTGCTTGTGGACCACAGTTGTAGCAAAGAACAATTTCCGTGCCATACTGTACAATTGCTGAACGATCATTGCGACGAAGTTTGGTATTGCAAATTCTCTCCTGATGGTCTCAAATTAGCCACAGGTTCTAAAGATATGACTGTGATTATTTGGGATGTCGATCCGGTAAGAGTATACGATTAATAAACAAGCTCTATTACTTGGAAAAACTTATTATAATGTTATACTTCGTGATCTTTAGGAAACCTTAAGAGTAACGCACAGAAAGACCTTGGAAGGACATACGTATGGTGTTGCACTTATAGCTTGGAGTCCAGATAGTAGTCATCTTATTGCCTGTGGTCCTGAAGATTGTCCAGAATTGTGGCTTTGGTGCGTGGATACGCCTGACTGTGAATTACGTGTTAAATTAACGCAGAGTACCGATGATTCTTTGACAGCCTGTGCTTGGCATCgagattcgaataaatttgttgCTGGAGGACTTCGTGGTCAGTTCTATCAATGTGTAAGTTACAATTTAATaaggatatagaaaaatatgtaaaccACTGAATTCAGTCGTTTACTGTCGTGTTTTGTCATGACACTGtttttataagattattatatgAATGCAGGATATGGATGGTAATGTCTCAGATTCATGGGAAGGTGTTAGAGTTAAGTGTTTATGGTGTAGAAGCGATGGAAAAACTGTTTTAGCAGCTGATTCTCATCATCGAATTCGAGGATATAATTTTGACGAATTATGTGATTTTACAATGTATGTTGAATGACGCTATTTTCCCATTAATGTCATTATAGTTGCAATTTAATGTAattgacattttttatttaatcgtatataGATTACAAGAGGATCACCCTGTCATGTCCTTTAGTGTAAACAAAGCGGATAGACTTGCTTTACTTAATGTGGCTAATCAAGGAGTACATTTATGGGATTTACAAGATCGTTGTTTAGTAAGGCGTTTTCAAGGTGTTACCCAAGGACATTTTACAATTCATAGCTGTTTTGGAGGTATCAATCAAGATTTTATCGCGTCTGGTAGCGAAGGTACGTTGACTAAATTTCTCCCATTATTCCTCCAAATTAATGTATTTTCATCGTTGCACAAAACttcgcattattattattattattattattattattattattattattattattattattatttattattattattattattatagacaATAAAGTGTATGTATGGCATATCAAGCGAGAGCTCCCCATAGCAACTTTAACAGGACACAGTCGAACGGTTAATTGTGTTTCGTGGAATCCTGTTTATCATCAAATGATGGCTTCTGTATCTGATGATTGTACAGTAAGGATATGGGGACCAAGGTCTTCCTCTCCCGAAAAAGCTGATAATGATAAGACTGGTAAGCTTTAtacagatttattttatagacgCAACTAATGTACTTCAACTTACTAAATCTTACATTATTTCATCACATACGagttattatcgttatattgTAGCATCACTAGAAAGTGCATCCTCAAATAGCAGTGGCTGGCACGAAATGGTATCGTAGCGAATTACAGCACATCAAAATTCCCATGACTTCATG
The sequence above is a segment of the Vespula vulgaris chromosome 12, iyVesVulg1.1, whole genome shotgun sequence genome. Coding sequences within it:
- the LOC127068026 gene encoding WD repeat-containing protein 26, which encodes MENYRVMQQQASNGGVSSGLQQNGATADTGGPQANGNVIPESDNDINGVNGETNPSLGPPKIMDKTNQDIVRLIGQHLKTVGLDRTADLLMQESGCRLDHPAAAKFRQHVMDGDWNKADHDLNELKSFLNGASQSLVEMKFLLLEQKYLEYLEEGLVLEALQVLRNELTPLGHNTGRVHQLSAFMMCSGRDELQTRAGWDGKGSASRAALMDRLQRYLPPSIMLPPRRLHSLLCQAVEMQNQQCTYHVTHMQTSLENVSLLVDHSCSKEQFPCHTVQLLNDHCDEVWYCKFSPDGLKLATGSKDMTVIIWDVDPETLRVTHRKTLEGHTYGVALIAWSPDSSHLIACGPEDCPELWLWCVDTPDCELRVKLTQSTDDSLTACAWHRDSNKFVAGGLRGQFYQCDMDGNVSDSWEGVRVKCLWCRSDGKTVLAADSHHRIRGYNFDELCDFTILQEDHPVMSFSVNKADRLALLNVANQGVHLWDLQDRCLVRRFQGVTQGHFTIHSCFGGINQDFIASGSEDNKVYVWHIKRELPIATLTGHSRTVNCVSWNPVYHQMMASVSDDCTVRIWGPRSSSPEKADNDKTASLESASSNSSGWHEMVS